The DNA window AGCATCTGTCTACCTGTTTAGTACCCAAGGAATTCTTCTGGTGGTGATTGGAACTGTGCTGGGAATTACTATGGGAGCGATTCCAGGACTGACCGGTGCCATGTTGATAGCCCTGACCTTGCCTCTTACGTTTAACATGGATCCTATCAACGCTTTCATTCTGCTCATCAGCATGTATGTGGGAGCGGTTAGTGGAGGGCTGATTACAGCGACGTTGTTACGCATGCCTGGTACGCCGGCTTCCATCATGACGACTTTGGATGGCTACCCCATGGCTATGGCTGGTCGGCCGGATCGTGCGCTTGGATTGGGGATTACGGCCTCTTTTGTTGGAGGTTCTATTTCGTGGTTATTTTTGATTTCGCTCTCCGGGCCGATCGCCCGCTATTCGACGAAGCTCGGACCATTCGACTTTTTCGCGCTTGTGTTACTGGCTCTGGTGCTCATCGCCTCTATCGGGGGCAAGTCAATGAGTCGGGCATTCTTATCGGCTTCACTGGGTGTGCTCGCCTCCTTGCCAGGTATTGACCAGGCAACTGGGACATTGCGGCTGACCTTTGGTTTTGAGGAACTCAATGGCGGCCTGAAATTACTTCCGGTGCTCATCGGCATGTTCGCCATCAGTCAGATCATTTCCGATCTCAGTCGGCTCGACGAAAAGGTTACCATCATTCCGCTCAAGCGAACGCGTGACATGTTGTTCAGTTTAAAAGACTGGAAGGATCAGGCGGTTAATTTGATTCGATCCTCTGTGATTGGAACCTGGATTGGAATCCTGCCCGGAATAGGTGCCAACATCGGTTCGGTCTCTGCCTACAGTGCCGCAAAGTCCATGGCCAGCGCTGAGGAGATAGTAAAATTTGGTAAAGGCTCTGAGGTCGGCATTGTTGCCTCTGAGTCGGCAAACAATGCCACGATCGGAGGATCACTCATTCCCTTAATTTCTCTGGGCATTCCTGGAAGCGTTATTGATGC is part of the Verrucomicrobiota bacterium genome and encodes:
- a CDS encoding tripartite tricarboxylate transporter permease, giving the protein MIGTVLGITMGAIPGLTGAMLIALTLPLTFNMDPINAFILLISMYVGAVSGGLITATLLRMPGTPASIMTTLDGYPMAMAGRPDRALGLGITASFVGGSISWLFLISLSGPIARYSTKLGPFDFFALVLLALVLIASIGGKSMSRAFLSASLGVLASLPGIDQATGTLRLTFGFEELNGGLKLLPVLIGMFAISQIISDLSRLDEKVTIIPLKRTRDMLFSLKDWKDQAVNLIRSSVIGTWIGILPGIGANIGSVSAYSAAKSMASAEEIVKFGKGSEVGIVASESANNATIGGSLIPLISLGIPGSVIDAILLGGLLIHGLQPGPLLFQQNPEMVYTIMSTMFVSNVFMFLFMLVAVRYIARLASMPRSLLMPVILVFCIIGSFALSTRMFDVWTMLFFGFLGFGFERMKIPLAPFVIGFILAPIAEENLQMGLMASHGSFLPLIQRPVSLIFVISSIALLSVPLYKRYRYGPAKD